Genomic segment of Streptomyces zhihengii:
GTGCGCGTCGTCGCGGACTGACCGCGCCGGCGAGGACCGCGAGCGGCGCTCCCGCGCCTGTGCACCCCCGACGACCGTGAACACGACTGTGAGGACACCTCCATGACCACCGTTCCGCCCGCCCCCGCCCGGACCGCCGCCCCGGGCACCACCGCCGCCACCGGGCCCCGGGCCGTCGACTGGCGCGGGGTGGTCGCGGCCACCGGGCCGGCCGACCGCGCGGCCGCCGAGGCGGGAGTCCGGCTGGCCTACCGTGCGGCCGGCCTGCCCGAGCCCGGCCGGGTGCTGTGGGCCGCATCGCCGCGCGCGGCGGTGGCTCTGCTGCTCGGCGGCGAGGTCACCGGGCGCAGCGTGCGCGAGCAGGTCCGCACCCGCCCCTGGGAGTCCGAACGTGCCCGTGTGCACGCCGAGTCCGGCCCGGGCGGCTACGCGGCGCTGTGGGCGGCCACGGGTGCCCGGCTGTGGGAGCCGGCCCGTGCGCTGGCCGACCGGATCCGGGCCGGGATCGTCGAGGAGCTCGGCGACACGCCCGACGTGCGGCTGCGGCTGCTCGACGCGGTGCTCGGCCAGCACGACGCGGCCTGGCTCGCGGCGCTGGCCGGCCGGGGCGGCGCCCTGGACGGACTGGCGGCGGTGGCCCGGCACGCCGGCTGGTGGTGGCCGTACGAGGACATCGCGGTGATCTGCGAGCGCCCGGCCGAGCTGCACCGGGACGAGGCGGGCCGGCTGGACCGGGGCGACGGCCCGGCGCTCGCCTTCCCCGACGGATTCGCACTGCACGCCTGGCGGGGCATGCCGGTGCCCGCGGAGTTCCTCGCCGGGCTCGGCGACCTCACCCCCGAGGGCATACGCGCCGAGGAGAACGCCGAGCTGCGCCGGGTGATGCTGGAGTTCTACGGCTACGACCGCTACCTCGCCGAGTCGGGCGCCGAGCCGCTGCACCGGGACGGGACCGGCGTCCTGTGGCGGATCCCGCTCGACGGTGACGAGGACGTGGTCATGGTCGAGGTGGTCAACTCCACGGCGGAGCCGGACGGCACCTTCCGGACGTACTGGCTGCGCGTCCCGCCCGCCACCCGCACCGCCCGCGAGGGCGTCGCCTGGACCTTCGGTCTCGCCGCGGACGCGTACGCGCCGCTGCACGAGACCTGACGGGCACGGCACGCACCGGAACCCGACACCGGCGGCCGGCCGTCGATGCCGGCGGGCCGGGGGGCGGCAACCGGCAGGCGACGGCAGACGGCCGGCGGCAGGAGGCCGCGCTCCGGAGGTCAGCGGCAGGAGGGACAGAGGCCCCGGTAGACGATCCGCACCTCGTCGACGGTGAAGCCGAAGCGCTCGTCCGCCGGGAGCCCGGTGAGCCCCGCGAGGGCGTCGCCCGCGGGGTGGACGTCGCGGATGATGCCGCAGCCGGAGCAGACCAGGTGCTGGTGCGGGCGGTGCGCGTTGGGGTCGTACCGCTTGGCCCGGCCGTCGGTGGAGACCTCCACCACCTCCCCGAGCGCGACCAGTTCGCCCAGGGTGTTGTAGACGGTGGCCCGGGAGATCTCGGGCAGCCTCAGCACGGCCTGGGCGTGCACCTCGTCGGCCGTGAGGTGCACATGGTCCCCGTCGAGGACTTCCGCGACGACGCGCCGCTGCGCGGTCACGCGCCAGCCGCGTGTCCGCAGCCGCTCCAGCAGGTCACTCATATCGGTTCACCCTTTCTGGCGTCGCCGGGCACCGGGAATTCACCCGGAGATGTCCGGAACCCGATGGGGTATGAAACGCGCGAGCTTCTTGACCTGGACTGAGTCCATCGTAGGATCGGTTCCGGCAATAGCCAAGGGAGGCGGAGCACCCGGCGCGGCAGGAGTCCGTTCCCGGAGCGCCTGCGACGTACCCCGCGCACCACGATCCCGCCCGTCCGAAAGGATCCACCATGGTCGAGAACCCCGACGCGATCGTCACCGACGCCAAGACGGAGGAGGGCGGTGGCTGCCCCGTGGCGCACGGTCGCGCGCCCCACCCGACCCAGGGCGGCGGAAACCGCCAGTGGTGGTCCGAGCGGCTCAATGTGAAGATCCTCGCCAAGAACCCGGCCGTGGCCAACCCGCTGGGCGAGGACTTCGACTACGCGGCGGCGTTCACCTCGCTCGACCTGCCCGCCGTGAAGGCCGACATCGCGGAGGTGCTCACCACCTCCCAGGACTGGTGGCCCGCCGACTTCGGCCACTACGGCCCGTTCATGGTCCGGATGGCCTGGCACAGCGCCGGCACCTACCGGATCAGCGACGGCCGCGGCGGTGCGGGAGCCGGCCAGCAGCGCTTCGCCCCGCTGAACAGCTGGCCCGACAACGGCAACCTCGACAAGGCCCGCCGTCTGCTGTGGCCGGTGAAGAAGAAGTACGGCCAGGCGCTGTCCTGGGCCGACCTCATGATCCTCGCCGGCAACGTGGCCCTGGAGTCGATGGGCTTCGAGACGTTCGGCTTCGCCGGCGGCCGCGAGGACGTGTGGGAGCCGGAGGAGGACGTCTACTGGGGCCCCGAGAACACCTGGCTGGGCGACGAGCGCTACACCGGCGACCGTCAGCTCGAAAGCCCGCTCGGCGCCGTGCAGATGGGCCTGATCTACGTCAACCCCGAGGGCCCCAACGGCACCCCGGACCCGCTCGCCGCGGCCCGTGACATCCGTGAGACGTTCCGCCGGATGGCGATGAACGACGAGGAGACCGTGGCGCTGATCGCCGGCGGCCACACCTTCGGCAAGACCCACGGCGCCGGCCCCGCGGACGCCGTCGGCCCCGACCCGGAGGCCGCCCCGATCGAGGAGCAGGGCTTCGGCTGGCGCAACAGCCACGGCACCGGCAAGGGCGGCGACACCATCACCAGCGGTCTGGAGGGCATCTGGACCGACACCCCGACGGCGTGGGACAACAGCTTCTTCGACATCCTCTTCGGCTACGAGTGGGAGCTGTTCAAGAGCCCCGCCGGCGCGCACCAGTGGCGGCCGAAGGACGGTGCCGGCGCCGGCACCGTGCCCGACGCCCACGACGCGTCGAAGACCCACGCCCCGACGATGCTCACCACCGACCTGTCGCTGCGCATCGACCCGGCGTACGAGCAGATCTCCCGCCGCTTCCACGAGAACCCGGCCGCGTTCGCGGACGCGTTCGCGCGGGCGTGGTTCAAGCTGACGCACCGTGACATGGGCCCGGTCGCCCGCTACCTCGGCCCCGAGGTCCCGTCCGAGACGCTGCTGTGGCAGGACCCGCTCCCCGCGGTGGACCACGAGCTCGTCGACGACGCGGACGTCGCCGCCCTCAAGGCGCAGGTCCTCGCCTCGGACCTGACGGTGTCGGACCTCGTGTCCACCGCCTGGGCCTCGGCCGCCTCCTTCCGGGGCAGCGACAAGCGCGGCGGCGCCAACGGCGCGCGCGTGCGTCTTCAGCCGCAGATCGGCTGGGAGGTCAACGGGCCGGACCGGCTGGCCGCGGTGCTGCGCACCCTGGAGGGCGTCAAGGCGTCCTTCGACTCCGCGCAGACGGGCGGCAAGCGGGTGTCCCTCGCCGACCTGATCGTGCTCGCCGGTGCCGCCGCCGTCGAGCAGGCCGCGAAGGACGCGGGCGTCGAGCTCACCGTCCCGTTCACGCCGGGCCGTGTCGACGCCTCGCAGGAGCAGACGGACGTGGAGTCCTTCGCCGCCCTGGAGCCGGCCGCCGACGGCTTCCGCAACCACCTGGGCAAGGGCAGCCGGCTGCCTGCCGAGTACCTGCTGCTCGACCGGGCGAACCTGCTGACCCTGAGCGCCCCGGAGATGACGGTCCTGGTGGGCGGTCTGCGGGTGCTCGGCGCCAACGCCGACGGCTCGCCGCTGGGCGTGCTCACCTCGTCCCCCGAGACCCTGACGAACGACTTCTTCGTCAACCTCCTCGACCTGGGCACCACCTGGACGGGGACGGCCGACGCGAACGTCTTCGAGGCCCGGGACGCCGCCACCGGCGAGGTGAAGTGGACCGGCAGCCGTGCCGACCTCGTCTTCGGGTCGAACTCCGAGCTGCGGGCGCTCGCGGAGGTCTACGCGAGCGACGACGCGAAGGAGAAGTTCGCCCGCGACTTCGTCGCGGCGTGGGACAAGGTCATGAACCTCGACCGGTTCGACCTGGTCTGATCCACGCGTGCGGGCCGGCCGGCGGCGGCCGGTCCGCACGGTTCGCGGGGCGGCGCCGCCCCGCGGGAGCAGCACGACCACGGCCCGGTCCCGCGCACGCGCGGGGCCGGGCCGCCGTGTCAGTGGCGCGGGCCGATCAGGCGGGTGCCGTCACGCACCAGGATCGCCGAGGCCGGGCAGGAGTCCGCCGCGTCGAGGGCGCGTTCGTCCGGGGGGATCCGGCCGTCCACGGGCTCCGCGCGGTCCTCGTCGCCGAGCCGGTAGAGGTCGGGCGCGATCCCGGCGCACATGCCCGAGCCCATGCACATCGCGCGGTCCACCTCCGTGGTCCACGTCACCGCTTCACCACCCCACCGGCATGACCCGCGGGCCGCGCACGAGCATCTGGTTCTTCCAGGCCACGTCCCCCGCGAGGTGCAGCGCGGGGAACCGCAGCAGCAGCGCCTCCAGCGCCTCCTGGAGTTCCAGCCGTGCGAGCGGCGCGCCGAGGCAGTGGTGCACACCGTGCCCGAAACCCAGGTGCTGGACGCCGGAGCGGGTGACGTCGAGGCGGCCGGGCGCGTCGAACTTCAGCGCGTCGCGGTTGGCGGCGCCCACCGCCACGAGCACCGGCTCGCCCGCGCGGACGAGCGTGCCGCCGACCTCCACGTCCTCGGTGGCGTACCGGGGGAAGCCGGCTCCGCTGCCCAGGGGCACGAACCGCATCAGCTCCTCGACGGCGCCGCGGATCAGCTCGGGGCGCTCGCGCAGCAGTTTCGCCTGGTCCGGGTGGTCGAGCAGGGCGTGGACGAAGTTCGGGATCTGGGTGGCCGTGGTCTCGTGCCCGGCGACGAGGATGCCGACGCAGAGGTCGACCAGTTCCTGTTCGTCCAGCCGGTCCCCGGTGTCGCGGGCCTCGATCAGGCCCGTCATCAGGTCCGGGCGGGGGCTGCGCCGGTGGTCCTCGATCAGCAGCCGCATGTAGGCGCGCAGTTCGTCCCGGCTGCGCAGGAACTCCTCGGCGGTCAGGGAACTGGTGGACAGCGCCGCGTCGCTCCACACCCGGAAGCGGGCGCGGTCCTCCTCCGGCACGCCGAGCATGCGGCAGATGACGGCCACCGGGATCGGCAGGGCGAAGTCCTCCACCAGATCGGCCGGCGGCCCCTGCGCCTCCAGTCCGTCGAGCAGGTCGCGGGTCAGGGCGCGGACCGCCGGACGCAGCTTCTCCACCTGGTGCACGGTGAACGCCTTGGCCACCAGGGTGCGCAGCCGGGTGTGGCCGGGCGGGTCCATGCTGAGGATGCCGCTGTCCTGGCGTCCCTCGGACTGGCGGGGTTCGTCGTGGCGGAGGGCTTCGGCACGGCTGAAGCGGCGGTCGCCGAGGACCAGCCGCGCGTCCGCGTACCGGGTGGCGAGCCAGGCGGGCTCGCCGTAGGCGAGCTGGACCCGGATCAGACCGGGGCTCTCCCGTGCCCGGCGGTAGGCGTCCGCCAGCCCCAGGCCGTCCGGCTCGTTGAACGGGTAGGGGACGGGCGTCTGTTCGGCCGTGGCCGTCATCGTGTGTCTCCCTGTGTCGGCGGGGTCCCGGGTGCGGAGTCCGGGGCCGGTGTCCCGAGAATCGGCCGCGGCGGCCGAGGGGGTCAACAGCGCCTTGTCGGCCACGGCCGCGCGGCTCCCGGGCGGGCGGGAGGCCGCTCACCGGCCGCCGGACGGCGTGCCGATCTCCACCACCCGGGCCCAGGCGGGCGGCGGGTCGGGTACGGCGTCGGGGTCGTCCTCGTCCCAACCCGCGACGGGGTACGGCCGGGGGAACAGCCCCACCACCGTCCGGCACGGGGGCCGCCGGTCCGGCCAGGGCGTCTGGCCGTCGGTCAGGACGACCACGACGTCGGGTCCCGGCCGGGCGGCGAGCGCCCGGGCGAATCCGCTGCGCAGGTCCGTGCCGCCGCCGCCCGTGAGCGGGATGCCCTCGGCGCGGCACAGCGGGTGGACGACGCCGGCCGCGGCGTCGCAGGAGATCACGCCCACCAGGTCCCTGCGCCCGCCCACGGCGCGGGAGATGGCGGCGATCTCCAGCAGCGCGCTGCCGAGTTCGGTGTCGCCGACGGAGGCGGAGGTGTCGACGACGACGGTGACCCGGGGCGGTCTGCGGCGCAGGGCGGGCAGGACGGCGCCCGGCACCGCGGCCGACCGCCGCGACGGCCGGCCGTAGGTGTAGTCCTCCCCCGCTCCGGACGCGGAGGCCGCCGAGCGCAGGGCGGCTCCCAGCAGGTCGCGCCAGGGCTGCGGCGGGTGGAACGCCTCCTCGGCCCACCGGCGCCACTGGCGGGATCCGGTGCCCGGCCGGCCGGTGATGCCCTGGGCGACCCGGAAGCGGACGGCGTCGCGTTCCTGGGCGCTGAGTCCGTGGGCGCCGTCGGGGCCGAGGTCCCAGTCGCGTTCCGCGCCGTCGGCACCGCTGCCGCAGTCCAGCCAGGCGAGGTGCTCGGTGACCGGGCCGAGGCGGAACTGGCGCAGGTAGTCCTCCATGAGCTCCCCCGGGCCGAGTCCGAGGTCGCCCGGCAGGACGGCGCCGCCGGGCCGTTCCAGTCCGTCGCCGAAGACGTCGTCGTTGATCTCGCAGTCGGCGGCGATGTTCATGCGCAGGCGCTCCGCCGGTCCGAAGGCCCCGGGGCCTCGGGCGTAGCGGTCGCTGCGCCCGTGGTGGTCGCGCAGCAGGTGGGAGACCTCGTGCACCCACACCCCGGCCAGGTCCTCCACCGGTGTGCGGTCCACGAACAGCGGTGAGGCGTAGCACCGCCAGTGCCGGTCGACGGCCATCGTCGGGACGCGGCGGGAGGCGACGGGGTGGAGGGCGAACAGCGCGGTCGCCAGATAGGGCCGGGCCCGCACCGCGTACAGCCGCGCGGCGAGGAGCTTGTCCAGATCCAGCGCTCCGGCGGCGTCGCCGGTCACCGGGGCCGTCACCGGCCGGCCCCGGCCGCGGCGCGGGCCGCCGCCCGGTCCGCCGTGCGCGACAGGGCGACCGCCCCGGCGAGCTGCTCGACGGCCGCGGGCACGTCCCAGTCGTCCTGCCGGAGGGCGGCGAGGGTGGTGGCGGGGACGACGACGAGGTCCGGGGCGCCGGTGCGCAGGGCATGGACGAGCAGGGCCCAGGCCGCGTCCCAGCGGGCCCGGTCGGGGCGGGCTCGGACGGCGGCGACCACACCGTCGAGCGCGGCCTGGCGCAGATCGCCGCGTTCGGGCAGCTCGGCGCCCTCGGGGTCGGCGAGCAGTGTCTCGGGGTCGGGCAGGTCCATCCGGTCCATGCTCGCGAGGAGTTCGAGGCCGGCGCCGTCCCCGACCGTTCCCCTGACCAGCTGGGAGAGGACCTCGCGGGAGGATCCGGCCGCGGTCGCGAAGGCGATCAGGGCGATGGTCGCCTCCCAGCTCCGGGGCGAAGGCCAGGCACCGCCGCGCCGGGTCTCGCTGCCGGGCAGCCGGTGCACGAGCGCGGGGCGGGCGGTCAGCAGCCCGCACACGGCACGCCGGGCGAAGGCGACCGCGCCGGGCAGCTTCGCGGGGTCGAGCCGGGGCGGTGTGGCGCGGGGCCAGGTCCCGCCGAGGCCGCGGACGACGACGTCGTGGTCGTGGGTCCACTGGAGGTGGACGAAGCGGTTGGCGAGCGGAGGGCTCAGTTCCCAGCCGTCGGCGGCCGAGGAGCGCGGGTTGGCCGCCGCCACGACCCGGACGCCGGGCGGCAGGGTCAGGGCGCCGATCCGGCGCTCCAGGACGACCCGGAGCAGGGCCGCCTGGACGGCCGGGGGCGCGGTGGACAGCTCGTCGAGGAACAGCAGGCCGCGCCCCGCCCGGACGAGGCGCACCGCCCAGTCGGGCGGTGCCATCGGGATGCCCTGCTCCGCCGGGTCGTCGCCGATGACGGGCAGCCCGGAGAAGTCGGACGGCTCGTGGACACTGGCGATCACCGTCGTCAGGGGCAGGTCCAGCGCGGTGGCGAGCTGGGTGAGCGCCGCGGTCTTGCCGATCCCCGGCTCGCCCCACAGCAGGACGGGCAGGTCGGCGGCGACGGCGAGGGTCAGGGCCTCCAGCTGGTCGTCGGGCCGCGGTTCGGTGGTGCTGTCGCGCAGCAGGGCCAGCAGCTCACCGGCGACGTCGAGTTGCGGCACGGAGCCGGGAAGGGTGCCGGCGGGGGTTGCGGACGGGTACGAGGGCATGGGTGATCACCTGTGGGTCGGTCGAGGGCCGGTGCGGCCGTGGACGGACGGCCCGGGGACGCGGGCCGGGGCGGGGCGGGCGGGTACGCGGGCGGCCCGTGGGGGCCTGCTCCCGCGGCACAGGGCGCGGGGCATCGCGGAGGGACGGGTGGGCGAGGTCAGCGGTGGGCGAGGCGTGGACGGGTGCGCGCGCCGTCCGGGCGGGGGCGTTCGAGGACGCCGCGGTCGCGTCGGCGGCGTCCCCGGCGGCGCCGCCCGGCCGCGGGGGCCGGTGTCGGCACGGGACCGTCGCCGATCAGGCCCGCCCGGTACAGGCCGTAGGTGATCCTGCGCCGGGCCGCGTCGTGGAGTTCGTCGAGCAGCGGGCCGTCGGGGAGGACCGCGGCGGATCCCAGCAGGGCCTCGACGACGGCCAGCGCTCCGCCGGTGTCGCCGTGGTCCAGCCGTTCGCGGATGCCGGTGAGGCCCTGCGGCCGGCGGTGCGCCTCGTCGATCGCCCGCAGGCAGGGCAGCGGCGGGCCGCCCAGCGCGGCGAGGAGTTCCTCGCGCCGGATCTCCGCCGGGTCGTGGTCGACGGCGGTGAGCACCCCGTCGACGAGCGCGATCCGGTGCCGGGCGCCGCGGCAGTCGACGGCATCGGGCCGTCCGTCCCGGTCCGCTGCCCCGTGCGGGCCGGGCGGGGTGTGCTCCGGCACCAGGGCGGCGGCGACCAGCGGGTGCAGCGCGCCGGGCGTGATCGCGCCGGTGCGCAGCAGTTCGACGTCGGGCGGCACCCAGGTGGCGGCGTCGGGCAGGACGGGAAGCGCCGCCGAGCCGCGCCCCGGTGGGGCGGGCGTGATCCGTGTCCGGACAGGATCGCCGGGCAGGGCACCGCCTTCCGTTGCCAGCAGCAGCCGGTGACGGGCCGTCAGCCGGACGAGGACGCCGCCGCCGGGCAGCCCTTCGGAGCGGAGCAGGATCCGCGCCTCGTCCGCCCAGCGGTCGGCGGCACACGGCCGTCCCCCGCCGTCGGCGGGCGGGAGCGGGGCGTCGTCCGCCGGCGCTCCGGACCCGGCTCTGGTGCGCAGCTCACCGCTCCGGCGGGCGTCCCACAGATGGCGGTGGAGGTCCAGGCGGAAGCGGGGGCTCGGGTGGGGATGGGGGTGCGGTCCCGCGCGGGCGCCGGTGCGGTCGGCGTCCCACAGCGCCAGGCCGATCCGCTGGCCGGCGTCCGCCCAGGCGGGCGGGGTGCGGGCCACCAGGTGCACGGGCCGCGGCCCGCCCCGCCCGTGGGTCTCGTACCGGCCGAGCGAGACGGTCAGGCCGGGGCGCAGCAGTCCGTCGGGCGCGATCCTGGGCATGTGCCAGCGGAGCAGGTCGGGGGCGAGATGGCGGAGGTCGTCCCGCAGCGCGGCGGCGAACTCCCTGCCGTACTCCCGTGCCAGCGGGCGGAGCCGGAGGTCGGTGTCGATGCCCGCGGCGGCACAGGCCCCCGCCCAGTCGCCGGTGAGCCGGCGGGCGGTCGCGGTCTCGATCATGGTCGCGGGCACGGCGTAACGGCGCACGCCTGCCCAGAAGGACGTGGTGGGGTGGACTCCGCCGGCGGCGGGCGAGGCTGTCATCAGCACTCACCTTGCGCGGACGGGACCCCCGATCTGTGCGGAGGGAAAGGGTTCATCGCGGGGAGCGTAGCGCCGCCGCCGCCCGGGTGCCACGGATTTACGGGCGGCGGCACCGCGGGCCGCGGGGGCCCGGGTGCCGCCGCCGTCCGCACGGCCGCGGGGGGGGTGCGGTTCAGCAGGTCGGGACGCCGGGGAGCCAGCCCTCGGGGACGTCGATGTAGATGTTGGAGACGTAGCCGCCGTAGTCCGGCAGGTAGGACCAGGCATCGTTGCTGTAGCCGTCGATCTGCACGAGCTGGCCGCGGACCTGGCACTGGACGCGGACGGTGGTGGGGCCGGCGAGCTGGGCGACCCGGGTGGAGGCGGTGGTGGCCTGCTTGCGGATGTTGACGCCGGTGCCCCAGGTCGGGAAGGAGCGGGTGGCCGCGCCGTCGCCGGTCCACAGGTAGGTGACGGTGACCCAGCCGTTGTCGCCCAGGCCGACGTTGTAGAAGGTGCCGTCGGCGAGGTCGATGCCCGCCGGGTTGAGCACCCGGCGGCCGAATTCGTCGCGACCGCCGTTGTACCCGTTCTCGTAGGCCGCCTGCGCCTCCGGCTTGCCCTGCGGCAGGTCCTTGAAGGTCTCGCGGACGGAGGAGGGGTTCCAGTGGTCGTCGTGGGTGTTCCAGGGGCCGACGTCCCAGACCGGCGCGGTCTCGCACCGGGCCGGGCCGCAGACGCGCACGGAGTACTCGGCGCTGCC
This window contains:
- a CDS encoding DUF6745 domain-containing protein, whose product is MTTVPPAPARTAAPGTTAATGPRAVDWRGVVAATGPADRAAAEAGVRLAYRAAGLPEPGRVLWAASPRAAVALLLGGEVTGRSVREQVRTRPWESERARVHAESGPGGYAALWAATGARLWEPARALADRIRAGIVEELGDTPDVRLRLLDAVLGQHDAAWLAALAGRGGALDGLAAVARHAGWWWPYEDIAVICERPAELHRDEAGRLDRGDGPALAFPDGFALHAWRGMPVPAEFLAGLGDLTPEGIRAEENAELRRVMLEFYGYDRYLAESGAEPLHRDGTGVLWRIPLDGDEDVVMVEVVNSTAEPDGTFRTYWLRVPPATRTAREGVAWTFGLAADAYAPLHET
- a CDS encoding Fur family transcriptional regulator, with protein sequence MSDLLERLRTRGWRVTAQRRVVAEVLDGDHVHLTADEVHAQAVLRLPEISRATVYNTLGELVALGEVVEVSTDGRAKRYDPNAHRPHQHLVCSGCGIIRDVHPAGDALAGLTGLPADERFGFTVDEVRIVYRGLCPSCR
- the katG gene encoding catalase/peroxidase HPI, with protein sequence MVENPDAIVTDAKTEEGGGCPVAHGRAPHPTQGGGNRQWWSERLNVKILAKNPAVANPLGEDFDYAAAFTSLDLPAVKADIAEVLTTSQDWWPADFGHYGPFMVRMAWHSAGTYRISDGRGGAGAGQQRFAPLNSWPDNGNLDKARRLLWPVKKKYGQALSWADLMILAGNVALESMGFETFGFAGGREDVWEPEEDVYWGPENTWLGDERYTGDRQLESPLGAVQMGLIYVNPEGPNGTPDPLAAARDIRETFRRMAMNDEETVALIAGGHTFGKTHGAGPADAVGPDPEAAPIEEQGFGWRNSHGTGKGGDTITSGLEGIWTDTPTAWDNSFFDILFGYEWELFKSPAGAHQWRPKDGAGAGTVPDAHDASKTHAPTMLTTDLSLRIDPAYEQISRRFHENPAAFADAFARAWFKLTHRDMGPVARYLGPEVPSETLLWQDPLPAVDHELVDDADVAALKAQVLASDLTVSDLVSTAWASAASFRGSDKRGGANGARVRLQPQIGWEVNGPDRLAAVLRTLEGVKASFDSAQTGGKRVSLADLIVLAGAAAVEQAAKDAGVELTVPFTPGRVDASQEQTDVESFAALEPAADGFRNHLGKGSRLPAEYLLLDRANLLTLSAPEMTVLVGGLRVLGANADGSPLGVLTSSPETLTNDFFVNLLDLGTTWTGTADANVFEARDAATGEVKWTGSRADLVFGSNSELRALAEVYASDDAKEKFARDFVAAWDKVMNLDRFDLV
- a CDS encoding ferredoxin; its protein translation is MCMGSGMCAGIAPDLYRLGDEDRAEPVDGRIPPDERALDAADSCPASAILVRDGTRLIGPRH
- a CDS encoding cytochrome P450; translated protein: MTATAEQTPVPYPFNEPDGLGLADAYRRARESPGLIRVQLAYGEPAWLATRYADARLVLGDRRFSRAEALRHDEPRQSEGRQDSGILSMDPPGHTRLRTLVAKAFTVHQVEKLRPAVRALTRDLLDGLEAQGPPADLVEDFALPIPVAVICRMLGVPEEDRARFRVWSDAALSTSSLTAEEFLRSRDELRAYMRLLIEDHRRSPRPDLMTGLIEARDTGDRLDEQELVDLCVGILVAGHETTATQIPNFVHALLDHPDQAKLLRERPELIRGAVEELMRFVPLGSGAGFPRYATEDVEVGGTLVRAGEPVLVAVGAANRDALKFDAPGRLDVTRSGVQHLGFGHGVHHCLGAPLARLELQEALEALLLRFPALHLAGDVAWKNQMLVRGPRVMPVGW
- a CDS encoding vWA domain-containing protein, which codes for MTAPVTGDAAGALDLDKLLAARLYAVRARPYLATALFALHPVASRRVPTMAVDRHWRCYASPLFVDRTPVEDLAGVWVHEVSHLLRDHHGRSDRYARGPGAFGPAERLRMNIAADCEINDDVFGDGLERPGGAVLPGDLGLGPGELMEDYLRQFRLGPVTEHLAWLDCGSGADGAERDWDLGPDGAHGLSAQERDAVRFRVAQGITGRPGTGSRQWRRWAEEAFHPPQPWRDLLGAALRSAASASGAGEDYTYGRPSRRSAAVPGAVLPALRRRPPRVTVVVDTSASVGDTELGSALLEIAAISRAVGGRRDLVGVISCDAAAGVVHPLCRAEGIPLTGGGGTDLRSGFARALAARPGPDVVVVLTDGQTPWPDRRPPCRTVVGLFPRPYPVAGWDEDDPDAVPDPPPAWARVVEIGTPSGGR
- a CDS encoding AAA family ATPase codes for the protein MPSYPSATPAGTLPGSVPQLDVAGELLALLRDSTTEPRPDDQLEALTLAVAADLPVLLWGEPGIGKTAALTQLATALDLPLTTVIASVHEPSDFSGLPVIGDDPAEQGIPMAPPDWAVRLVRAGRGLLFLDELSTAPPAVQAALLRVVLERRIGALTLPPGVRVVAAANPRSSAADGWELSPPLANRFVHLQWTHDHDVVVRGLGGTWPRATPPRLDPAKLPGAVAFARRAVCGLLTARPALVHRLPGSETRRGGAWPSPRSWEATIALIAFATAAGSSREVLSQLVRGTVGDGAGLELLASMDRMDLPDPETLLADPEGAELPERGDLRQAALDGVVAAVRARPDRARWDAAWALLVHALRTGAPDLVVVPATTLAALRQDDWDVPAAVEQLAGAVALSRTADRAAARAAAGAGR